The sequence TGTGCAACCTACTTCCGAAAGTGACAACGGCGACGCGGAAGCTTCTCGTCCGTCGCGTCCTCTACTTGAGGTTGGTCGCGATCCAGGCCTGCATCGCCTCTCGGATGACCTCAGCGTTCCGCTGTCCTCCGTAAGTTGCAGCGAAACGTGCATCTGCGACATAAAGCTCCGACAGCCCGGTGTAGGCATCGCGGTCGGGGACACGTCCTCCCCAGTATTCAGTCACCCAGCGGTGGTGCGCAGCTACCAGAGCTTGAAATTCCGCGCCAGTAGGGTTGCCTCCGGAAGTCGCAGCATCGCGGAGTGCGGCATTGATATCGAGGCTTCGCTCATCGTCGGTTCGACGTTGATCCGCGCTCATCTGGTCGCGGCGCTTGACGCTGTGCTCCCAAGCGCCGTCCCCCACCGTTCACGCACTTCACTCTCATGCTGGGCATGGTCGAATCCGGCGAAGATTTCCTGGATAGTCATAGTCTGGCCTTTCGTTACCGCCTCCAGCGTGTCCCGGACGGCATTAATCTGTTGATTGGTGCGGTCTCTTCGCTCTTCCAAAAGGGCGAGATGAGACCTGATTGCCTCGGCGAGTGTTGCATCGTCGTCGAGGGCAATTTGGATGGTCGCGAGCGGAAGCTCCAATGAGCGCAGCGACAGAATCCGGTAGAGCCGCGACAGCTCAGCGTCCCCATAGAATCGGTACCCGTTCTCAGCAACCCGCGAAGGTCGCAGCAGGCCGATCTGTTCGTAGTGTCGCAGGGTTCTACTTGTGACGCCTGTCGCTTGCGACACGTCTCTGATCGGCCACTCCGGCATGGGTGTACTCCTGGTTAGTTTTCGCTCGGGTTAGGAACGACGGATTCGGGGGCCTCGAAGTCCCCTGTGATCTGATCGTTCACCCATGCCTGCGCCGCAGTCTGGTCGACCATTCGCGGCGCAGTCAGCGTCACGGTGTTGCCGTCCGGATCTGAGAAGGTGACATCGGTCGTGAACCAGGGCGTATCGATCGGACCGGTGACATTGCCGCCAGCGCCGCGGATAGAGTCCGCGACTTCGTCGAGGTCGATCTGACCTGCGGCAAAGGACGCCGATACGGTGCCGCGCGCCGCCGTGCCCTGAGTCATGAGGATGTCCTGATACTTCTCACGACGCAGGTGAACGAGGGAGGGCACCCCGCCGGGCCCGGGGATAGTCGCCAGCGTCACGAAACCCGCGGACGCGTAGAAGGCTTCCCCAGCCGTGAGGTCGCTGACAACCAGGTTGATAAACATTGGCATTGGGTAGATCGACCGGTCGATGTCCGGTCCGTTTTTCTCAGTCATAAATATTACAATGCCAGTTGACGTTACGGCAGAGTCAAGCCGATAAGCCTTAAGGTCAAAGTCGAGGCGGCTGGGGCGACCCAGCGGGCGCTCTTGCCGGATGCCGAGCTTTACCGGGCCACCAGCGCTGGATAGATCGAGTTGCGCAACACGCCTTGAGGACTTGGACGGAAGCACCGACGACTTCGGGTGTCCACACAGGCGGTAGCGATCGTCGCCTCATGGACACAGTCCAAGACACGAAACCGCAGGTCAAGGCAAGTCATCGATCCCCGACTCTAGATAACGATCGTTATCCGTTTTCCCGAGGGGGACCTGGGCGATCCGGTGGACCATTTCCGCTGGACGG comes from Glutamicibacter arilaitensis Re117 and encodes:
- a CDS encoding MerR family transcriptional regulator — encoded protein: MPEWPIRDVSQATGVTSRTLRHYEQIGLLRPSRVAENGYRFYGDAELSRLYRILSLRSLELPLATIQIALDDDATLAEAIRSHLALLEERRDRTNQQINAVRDTLEAVTKGQTMTIQEIFAGFDHAQHESEVRERWGTALGSTASSAATR
- a CDS encoding VOC family protein, whose product is MTEKNGPDIDRSIYPMPMFINLVVSDLTAGEAFYASAGFVTLATIPGPGGVPSLVHLRREKYQDILMTQGTAARGTVSASFAAGQIDLDEVADSIRGAGGNVTGPIDTPWFTTDVTFSDPDGNTVTLTAPRMVDQTAAQAWVNDQITGDFEAPESVVPNPSEN
- a CDS encoding TipAS antibiotic-recognition domain-containing protein, translated to MSADQRRTDDERSLDINAALRDAATSGGNPTGAEFQALVAAHHRWVTEYWGGRVPDRDAYTGLSELYVADARFAATYGGQRNAEVIREAMQAWIATNLK